One segment of Theobroma cacao cultivar B97-61/B2 chromosome 9, Criollo_cocoa_genome_V2, whole genome shotgun sequence DNA contains the following:
- the LOC18590486 gene encoding probable GTP-binding protein OBGM, mitochondrial isoform X2 yields the protein MFHCSLGLQWPAKSCCRGGHGTSKNKIGTRGEDKVLQVPIGTVIHLTKGEIPSMVEHRSSTDLDPWELPGTLANDQSEVDQQTASKNSSMAEKVKSVHVAGQLSSCTEITVEQYSLKNRLTVDQSRGMKQANGPESEALEEIRYNVAELTEQGQRMIVAHGGKGGLGNVCYSSGPMKPKTSKHEVHRDKAFEVEVSNDDRSSLRTGLPGSEAVLVLELKSIADVGLVGMPNAGKSTLLGAISRAKPAIGHYAFTTLRPNLGNLNFDDFSITVADIPGLIKGAHQNRGLGHAFLRHIERTKVLAYVVDLAAALDGRKGIPPWNQLRDLVLELEHHQEGLSNRPSLVVANKIDEAGAEEVYEELERRVQGVPIYCVCAVLEEGISELKAGLRMLVNGDEKSNSLSVENIKC from the exons ATGTTCCACTGCAGTTTGGGACTTCAGTGGCCTGCAAAATCATGTT GTAGAGGTGGACACGGAACCTCAAAGAACAAGATAGGAACTCGTGGAGAAGACAAG GTTCTCCAAGTGCCTATTGGTACTGTAATTCATCTTACAAAGGGTGAAATACCATCCATGGTTGAACATCGTTCTTCAACTGATTTGGATCCTTGGGAACTCCCTGGTACACTTGCTAATGATCAATCTGAAGTTGATCAGCAAACTGCCTCCAAGAACTCAAGTATGGCCGAGAAAGTCAAATCAGTGCATGTTGCTGGTCAGTTATCATCTTGTACTGAAATAACTGTGGAGcaatattcattaaaaaatagatTGACTGTGGACCAATCAAGAGGCATGAAGCAAGCAAATGGGCCTGAATCTGAAGCTTTGGAAGAAATTAGGTACAATGTGGCAGAGTTAACAGAGCAAGGTCAGCGAATGATTGTTGCTCATGGAGGGAAAGGTGGTTTAGGTAATGTATGTTATTCGAGTGGTCCAATGAAGCCTAAGACTTCAAAGCATGAAGTCCATAGGGATAAAGCATTTGAGGTTGAAGTATCAAATGATGATCGATCCTCCCTTCGTACTGGTTTGCCTGGTTCTGAAGCTGTTCTTGTTCTAGAACTTAAGAGCATTGCTGATGTGGGCCTTGTAGGGATGCCCAATGCTGGTAAAAGTACTCTTCTAGGGGCTATCTCAAGGGCTAAGCCTGCAATTGGCCACTATGCTTTCACGACTCTGAGGCCAAATTTAGGGAATTTAAACTTTGATGACTTCTCAATTACAGTGGCTGATATTCCGGGATTGATAAAGGGTGCTCACCAGAATCGTGGACTTGGACATGCTTTCCTCCGCCACATAGAACGTACTAAGGTTTTGGCATATGTTGTAGACTTGGCTGCTGCATTAGATGGTAGGAAAGGAATTCCACCATGGAATCAACTGAGAGATTTAGTCTTAGAGCTAGAGCACCATCAGGAAGGTCTGTCCAATCGACCATCCTTGGTGGTGGCAAATAAAATTGATGAGGCTGGGGCTGAAGAAGTATATGAAGAGTTGGAAAGGAGAGTACAAGGCGTTCCTATATATTGTGTCTGCGCAGTGCTGGAGGAAGGAATATCAGAGCTGAAAGCTGGCCTTAGAATGCTTGTAAATGGTGATGAGAAATCAAACTCACTCAGTGTAGAAAACATAAAGTGCTGA
- the LOC18590487 gene encoding protein TRM32: MGRELHEHLDDVEFESYHPGCMGGIFNVLDYHHWYNVKKMFLHRKYNRGRHVKCCANPQTISMEREPGETRGLLGGEAGQIQVQQQTRNTFSTNKNSSKAYTKGLTSQEKPKEKSNKHRILGFSARPQVQQTDSTHHLEPSGFGPGWMNPVILVRKRADTSVTSSTSSLPETPRKQVTRSKKPDSNDRVNAENHLEREENSKKHAIVQKKFDKKRGTRTLINQKPMATKLNKEVSNNQVKESRDVLEMFKVNKDLFLDILQDPEVGISQHFPARQTYKTLKLTKSGSFPVSDSPRTRYLRSSTLEHKQKEVWSLGKGEKSRSGTRLSKSRALRTDDGLRSIITEEASSSSQGSDSQSWNHLVMSRLKYIKHIIKQALKERRKGINHTMVDGLALQISSRDTLSTNEREMSESLEKTTVEQDSIKTFSSSYQTDASDPDTSDGRRNKIRRTKSINESLERYTQLFEHSVSKEANLHHSKSLTLTNEDKVASRRRAPKFFRRISSLSDLESFCSLLHEVSRDALSSEMPIRSVLNYDANRESDGHNEPNSISFPEDIDKFELVEAVLEAELQEKMIERNNRSSTVLLVDRKPQQIAKPCDFDEDIVELAVEKSSPHLEHESVCAVIPSAEPTQQSSDSDDIISMTEHPISEGLQLNCPNLPTDETDSSTILKDPYNTDSLPGFCDTTSHEIVEYETMGISSSFLFFESDKEADPCYNNIRDNLELPGIIQNEYLQTWYSPNQPLNPSLFKELETLFRPELECSFEEAGSNYDQQLVYDLVNEAFLESNEKSSIYFPKPFSFNCRISPMLKENNVLQETWTKVSRNLASRPEHDQSLDDIVARDFAKDAWMNPQAEEEFVALELEELVLDELLDEVLCFETVV; encoded by the exons ATGGGAAGGGAACTTCATGAACATCTTGATGATGTTGAATTTGAGAGTTATCATCCAGGTTGCATGGGGGGCATATTTAATGTTCTTGACTACCATCATTGGTATAATGTCAAAAAGATGTTCCTACATAGAAAGTACAACAGAGGAAGACATGTCAAAT GCTGTGCAAATCCACAAACTATATCCATGGAACGTGAACCTGGTGAAACCCGAGGATTGTTAGGTGGAGAGGCAGGCCAAATCCAA GTTCAACAGCAAACAAGAAATACATTTTCAACCAACAAGAACTCCAGTAAAGCTTACACAAAGGGGTTAACCAGTCAAGAGAAGCCCAAGGAAAAGAGCAATAAACATCGGATTTTGGGCTTTTCTGCAAGACCACAGGTACAGCAAACCGATTCAACCCATCATCTGGAACCTTCAGGTTTTGGTCCTGGTTGGATGAATCCAGTTATTCTCGTCCGCAAGAGAGCCGACACCTCTGTTACCAGCTCGACTTCCTCTCTGCCAGAGACCCCGAGGAAACAAGTTACAAGGAGCAAAAAGCCTGATAGCAATGACAGAGTGAATGCAGAAAACCACTTGGAACGTGAAGAGAATTCTAAGAAGCATGCCATTGTCCAGAAAAAGTTCGATAAGAAAAGGGGAACTAGAACGTTAATAAATCAGAAGCCAATGGCTACGAAGCTTAACAAAGAAGTTTCAAATAATCAGGTTAAGGAGAGCAGGGATGTTTTGGAGATGTTTAAGGTAAACAAAGATTTATTCCTAGATATTCTGCAAGATCCGGAGGTTGGTATTTCACAGCATTTTCCTGCAAGGCAAACTTACAAGACgttaaaattaacaaaatcagGGTCATTTCCAGTTTCTGATTCACCTCGGACTAGATATCTTAGGTCTAGTACACTTGAGCACAAGCAAAAGGAAGTTTGGTCCTtaggaaaaggagaaaaatcaCGTTCTGGTACTCGATTATCCAAGTCAAGAGCGTTGAGAACTGATGATGGACTTAGGAGCATCATAACAGAAGAAGCAAGCTCTTCATCCCAGGGATCTGATTCTCAAAGCTGGAATCATTTAGTTATGAGTCGTCTCAAGTATattaagcatataattaaGCAGGCCCTCAAGGAAAGGAGAAAGGGTATTAACCACACAATGGTGGATGGACTCGCCCTCCAGATTTCTTCAAGAGATACATTGTCCACAAATGAGAGAGAGATGTCTGAAAGCTTGGAAAAGACAACTGTGGAACAAGATAGTATAAAAACTTTCAGTAGTTCTTATCAGACTGATGCTTCTGATCCCGATACCAGTGATGGTAGACGCAACAAGATAAGAAGAACAAAATCTATAAATGAGTCATTGGAAAGATATACTCAATTGTTTGAGCATAGTGTAAGCAAAGAGGCCAATTTGCATCACTCTAAAAGCTTAACATTGACCAATGAAGATAAAGTTGCATCAAGAAGGCGTGCTCCGAAATTTTTCAGAAGGATTTCCTCTCTATCTGATCTTGAGTCCTTCTGCTCCCTTCTACATGAGGTGTCACGCGATGCTCTTTCTTCAGAGATGCCAATTAGGAgtgttttaaattatgatGCAAACAGGGAGAGCGATGGGCATAATGAACCGAATTCAATTAGTTTCCCTGAAGATATAGACAAATTTGAACTAGTAGAAGCTGTTCTAGAAGCTGAATTACAGGAAAAAATGATTGAAAGAAATAACCGCAGTTCAACTGTTTTATTAGTGGATAGAAAGCCTCAACAAATTGCTAAACCATGTGACTTCGATGAAGACATTGTTGAGTTGGCAGTGGAGAAAAGCAGTCCTCACCTAGAGCATGAGAGTGTTTGTGCAGTCATTCCAAGTGCAGAGCCTACACAACAAAGTTCAGATTCAGATGACATAATTAGCATGACAGAGCATCCAATCTCAGAAG GTCTACAATTGAATTGTCCAAACCTTCCTACAGATGAAACAGATTCTTCTACCATCTTAAAAGACCCGTACAATACAGATTCTTTACCAGGCTTTTGCGACACAACAAGCCACGAAATTGTTGAGTATGAAACCATGGGGATCAGTAGTAGCTTCTTATTCTTTGAATCAGATAAAGAGGCTGATCCTTGCTACAATAATATAAGAGATAATCTCGAGCTCCCAGGTATCATACAAAATGAGTACCTCCAGACATGGTACTCACCAAACCAACCATTGAACCCTTCATTGTTCAAGGAATTGGAGACTTTGTTCCGCCCTGAACTCGAATGCTCCTTTGAGGAAGCTGGAAGCAACTATGATCAACAGCTCGTTTATGATCTGGTTAATGAGGCATTTCTTGAGAGCAATGAAAAATCATCTATATACTTTCCAAAGCCCTTCTCCTTTAACTGTCGCATTAGTccaatgcttaaggaaaacaATGTTCTTCAAGAGACGTGGACAAAAGTCAGCAGGAACCTGGCCTCCCGACCAGAACATGACCAGTCATTGGATGATATTGTAGCTCGGGATTTCGCCAAAGATGCATGGATGAACCCTCAAGCCGAAGAAGAATTTGTGGCACTTGAGCTAGAAGAATTAGTTCTTGATGAGCTTTTAGATGAAGTTCTTTGTTTTGAGACAGTAGTTTAA
- the LOC18590486 gene encoding probable GTP-binding protein OBGM, mitochondrial isoform X1, with protein sequence MWVHRAKPLLQLQTISRCSRSPCYIFSLLSYSDVPHKKTPLQETRMRDRFTLYAKGGDGGNGSTSFRRSRHDRRGEADGGNGGRGGDVILECSTAVWDFSGLQNHVNAGRGGHGTSKNKIGTRGEDKVLQVPIGTVIHLTKGEIPSMVEHRSSTDLDPWELPGTLANDQSEVDQQTASKNSSMAEKVKSVHVAGQLSSCTEITVEQYSLKNRLTVDQSRGMKQANGPESEALEEIRYNVAELTEQGQRMIVAHGGKGGLGNVCYSSGPMKPKTSKHEVHRDKAFEVEVSNDDRSSLRTGLPGSEAVLVLELKSIADVGLVGMPNAGKSTLLGAISRAKPAIGHYAFTTLRPNLGNLNFDDFSITVADIPGLIKGAHQNRGLGHAFLRHIERTKVLAYVVDLAAALDGRKGIPPWNQLRDLVLELEHHQEGLSNRPSLVVANKIDEAGAEEVYEELERRVQGVPIYCVCAVLEEGISELKAGLRMLVNGDEKSNSLSVENIKC encoded by the exons ATGTGGGTGCACCGAGCAAAACCTCTTTTGCAATTGCAAACCATAAGCAGATGTTCGAGATCGCCATGCTATATTTTCTCTTTGCTTTCTTACTCTGACGTTCCTCACAAGAAGACCCCTTTACAG GAGACTAGAATGAGAGACAGGTTTACACTCTATGCCAAAGGGGGTGATGGTGGTAATGGCTCCACCAGTTTTCGCCGTAGTCGCCATGACCGTCGTGGTGAAGCTGATG GTGGGAATGGTGGAAGAGGTGGTGACGTGATTCTAGAATGTTCCACTGCAGTTTGGGACTTCAGTGGCCTGCAAAATCATGTT AATGCAGGTAGAGGTGGACACGGAACCTCAAAGAACAAGATAGGAACTCGTGGAGAAGACAAG GTTCTCCAAGTGCCTATTGGTACTGTAATTCATCTTACAAAGGGTGAAATACCATCCATGGTTGAACATCGTTCTTCAACTGATTTGGATCCTTGGGAACTCCCTGGTACACTTGCTAATGATCAATCTGAAGTTGATCAGCAAACTGCCTCCAAGAACTCAAGTATGGCCGAGAAAGTCAAATCAGTGCATGTTGCTGGTCAGTTATCATCTTGTACTGAAATAACTGTGGAGcaatattcattaaaaaatagatTGACTGTGGACCAATCAAGAGGCATGAAGCAAGCAAATGGGCCTGAATCTGAAGCTTTGGAAGAAATTAGGTACAATGTGGCAGAGTTAACAGAGCAAGGTCAGCGAATGATTGTTGCTCATGGAGGGAAAGGTGGTTTAGGTAATGTATGTTATTCGAGTGGTCCAATGAAGCCTAAGACTTCAAAGCATGAAGTCCATAGGGATAAAGCATTTGAGGTTGAAGTATCAAATGATGATCGATCCTCCCTTCGTACTGGTTTGCCTGGTTCTGAAGCTGTTCTTGTTCTAGAACTTAAGAGCATTGCTGATGTGGGCCTTGTAGGGATGCCCAATGCTGGTAAAAGTACTCTTCTAGGGGCTATCTCAAGGGCTAAGCCTGCAATTGGCCACTATGCTTTCACGACTCTGAGGCCAAATTTAGGGAATTTAAACTTTGATGACTTCTCAATTACAGTGGCTGATATTCCGGGATTGATAAAGGGTGCTCACCAGAATCGTGGACTTGGACATGCTTTCCTCCGCCACATAGAACGTACTAAGGTTTTGGCATATGTTGTAGACTTGGCTGCTGCATTAGATGGTAGGAAAGGAATTCCACCATGGAATCAACTGAGAGATTTAGTCTTAGAGCTAGAGCACCATCAGGAAGGTCTGTCCAATCGACCATCCTTGGTGGTGGCAAATAAAATTGATGAGGCTGGGGCTGAAGAAGTATATGAAGAGTTGGAAAGGAGAGTACAAGGCGTTCCTATATATTGTGTCTGCGCAGTGCTGGAGGAAGGAATATCAGAGCTGAAAGCTGGCCTTAGAATGCTTGTAAATGGTGATGAGAAATCAAACTCACTCAGTGTAGAAAACATAAAGTGCTGA